From Phenylobacterium montanum, the proteins below share one genomic window:
- a CDS encoding cell wall hydrolase, with translation MDDASLLALCAFQEAAGEPDDGVAAIARVVLNRMARRYASDGAIAGTVLAPDQFSWTAFEMVGGRYRRVCHTPAEVAVRADGLLSKAQNFTSQWARVQRIIREVRAGAYVGPEYDRLTDQVVLYLNPRLSQATWANPARHVCDIGRHSFYRA, from the coding sequence ATGGACGATGCGAGCCTTCTGGCGCTCTGCGCCTTTCAGGAAGCGGCGGGCGAGCCCGACGACGGCGTCGCCGCCATCGCCCGCGTGGTGCTGAACCGCATGGCCCGCCGCTACGCCTCGGACGGCGCCATCGCCGGCACGGTGCTGGCGCCCGACCAATTCTCCTGGACCGCCTTTGAGATGGTGGGCGGTCGCTACCGCCGCGTCTGCCACACCCCCGCCGAGGTCGCCGTCCGCGCCGATGGGCTGCTGTCCAAGGCCCAGAATTTCACCAGCCAATGGGCGCGCGTCCAGCGCATCATCCGCGAGGTGCGGGCGGGCGCCTATGTCGGTCCGGAGTACGACCGGCTGACCGACCAGGTGGTGCTCTACCTCAACCCTCGCCTCAGCCAGGCCACCTGGGCCAACCCGGCCCGCCACGTCTGCGACATCGGCCGCCACAGCTTCTATCGGGCCTGA
- a CDS encoding MFS transporter, translating into MTQTPAAEHVVHEAFGPPLTPPQASAAIAFGVVSLLISGLLAVLLGALAEEHRLSARGIGLSAMTEALTMAITTGVAGAVLKPHRLKLIGAVSSVALCATNLAVLLVHNDLQVMAVRGLCGVPEGLLLWITIGMIARTETPDRWAGVMFTALTATQLAISASMAGWVLPKLGANGGFALIGVLSLAGAPISLWLPARYPPLPKVEGETGAPPPRGWIALAGTLLYVSAASAVAIYLVPFCIQAGLPTVVARTATSFSLAAQVLGGALATVAAGRVKYFVVFVGGVVAYGAVYLVYGFAAPAWLFIAATALSGLTAIFINPFLVPMTIEADPSRRAAVQSGAVQLLGAALGPFFASRVVSQADARGALWLGMALLCSGLAVIAWLRFTRTQAVA; encoded by the coding sequence ATGACACAAACGCCGGCGGCTGAGCATGTGGTGCACGAGGCGTTCGGCCCGCCATTGACGCCGCCCCAGGCGAGCGCGGCCATCGCTTTCGGCGTGGTGTCGCTGCTGATCTCAGGCCTGTTGGCGGTGCTGCTGGGCGCCCTGGCCGAGGAGCACAGACTGAGCGCAAGAGGGATCGGGCTATCGGCCATGACCGAGGCCCTGACCATGGCCATCACCACCGGTGTGGCGGGCGCGGTGCTGAAGCCGCACCGGCTGAAGCTGATCGGGGCGGTTTCTTCCGTCGCCCTGTGCGCGACCAACCTGGCGGTGCTGCTGGTGCACAACGACCTGCAGGTGATGGCGGTGCGAGGTCTGTGCGGCGTGCCTGAAGGCCTCTTGCTGTGGATCACCATCGGCATGATCGCCCGCACCGAGACGCCCGACCGCTGGGCCGGGGTGATGTTCACCGCCCTGACCGCGACTCAGCTGGCGATTTCCGCAAGCATGGCGGGGTGGGTGCTGCCGAAGCTGGGCGCCAATGGCGGCTTCGCCCTGATCGGCGTTCTCAGCCTGGCGGGCGCCCCGATCTCGCTGTGGCTGCCGGCGCGTTATCCGCCCCTGCCGAAGGTCGAGGGCGAGACCGGCGCGCCGCCCCCGAGAGGCTGGATCGCCCTAGCTGGCACCCTGCTCTATGTCTCGGCGGCCTCGGCCGTGGCCATCTATCTCGTGCCGTTCTGCATCCAGGCCGGGCTGCCGACGGTGGTCGCGCGGACGGCGACGTCGTTCTCCCTGGCGGCGCAGGTTCTGGGCGGGGCCTTGGCGACCGTGGCGGCGGGAAGAGTGAAGTACTTCGTCGTCTTCGTTGGCGGCGTGGTCGCCTATGGCGCGGTCTATCTGGTCTATGGCTTCGCGGCGCCGGCCTGGCTGTTCATCGCCGCCACGGCCCTGTCCGGCCTGACCGCGATCTTCATCAACCCGTTCCTGGTGCCGATGACCATCGAGGCCGATCCCTCGCGGCGGGCGGCGGTGCAGAGCGGGGCCGTGCAGCTGCTCGGCGCGGCGCTAGGGCCGTTCTTCGCCTCGCGCGTGGTCAGCCAGGCCGATGCGCGCGGAGCGCTGTGGCTGGGCATGGCGCTGCTGTGCTCGGGCCTGGCCGTCATCGCCTGGCTGAGGTTCACCCGCACCCAGGCGGTGGCCTAG
- a CDS encoding acyltransferase family protein codes for MVKLQPPHRIKGFDGIRAIAVFGVFLMHKTALGERYELGAYGVWLFFLLSGFLITSQLVAARERVEEGGESCWSELGGFWWRRSFRILPPYYALLIVLAGLYALWRRPVPALSWHFLYATNWYAEFHPQVDLGTWQHFWSLAIEEQFYLVFAPLLILTPRRWAPWWCGGLIAAGVLRRIWMVEAGWPPFSIYVDSLVNMASLAVGGLGGLIVRRHALRGEWIGWAALAGFLVLPFCLGALGWSNSISPLLALAFGLIAILALHGNQAGPLANLLSWPPIAYFGRISYGFYLYESYPPSQLAAGLAHHGGVASEVEGALFAFFASLAISVASYELLEMPIQRLGRSLRIGRVTPEPA; via the coding sequence ATGGTGAAGCTGCAACCCCCACATCGTATCAAGGGATTCGACGGAATCCGCGCAATCGCCGTTTTCGGCGTCTTCCTCATGCATAAGACGGCCCTGGGCGAACGCTACGAGCTAGGCGCATACGGCGTGTGGCTGTTTTTTCTCCTCTCCGGGTTTTTGATCACCTCCCAGCTGGTCGCCGCCCGCGAGCGGGTCGAAGAGGGCGGGGAGAGCTGCTGGTCGGAGCTCGGCGGATTCTGGTGGCGCCGTTCATTCCGAATTTTGCCGCCGTACTACGCCCTGCTGATCGTGCTTGCAGGGCTCTATGCACTTTGGCGTCGCCCGGTCCCGGCCTTGAGTTGGCATTTTCTCTACGCAACCAACTGGTACGCAGAGTTTCATCCGCAGGTCGACCTCGGCACTTGGCAACATTTCTGGTCTCTCGCGATTGAGGAGCAGTTCTATCTCGTCTTCGCTCCGCTCCTGATCCTGACGCCGCGCCGCTGGGCACCTTGGTGGTGCGGCGGACTTATCGCTGCGGGGGTTTTGCGGCGAATCTGGATGGTCGAGGCTGGATGGCCACCGTTCTCGATCTATGTGGACAGCCTTGTGAACATGGCGAGTCTCGCAGTCGGTGGGTTAGGTGGCTTGATTGTCAGGCGACATGCCCTTCGCGGCGAGTGGATCGGGTGGGCCGCGCTTGCAGGTTTCCTCGTGCTGCCCTTTTGCCTGGGGGCCTTGGGATGGTCGAATTCGATCAGCCCGCTGCTGGCATTGGCGTTTGGCCTGATTGCGATCCTCGCCCTGCACGGCAATCAGGCCGGTCCGCTCGCGAACCTTCTGAGCTGGCCGCCGATAGCCTATTTTGGCCGAATTTCGTATGGATTCTATCTTTACGAGAGTTATCCGCCATCACAACTAGCGGCGGGATTGGCGCACCATGGTGGGGTCGCCTCTGAGGTCGAGGGTGCCTTGTTTGCGTTTTTCGCGAGCCTTGCGATTTCGGTCGCGTCGTATGAGCTTTTGGAAATGCCAATCCAGCGCTTGGGGCGTTCGTTGCGGATCGGGCGGGTGACACCAGAGCCTGCTTAG
- a CDS encoding amidase, with protein sequence MDELDRYDALGLGELVAGREVQPAELLDRAIARVEAVNPAINAVVLKHYDEARAQLASEPPSGPFAGVPFLLKDLNVGLAGTVTTEGCRAFADHVSPADTTLVRRAKAAGLVVFGKTASPEFGLTTTTESRLWGQTRNPWNLDRIAGGSSGGAAASVAARISPIAHASDGGGSIRIPAACCGLFGLKPSRGRVATGPGAGIGWNGLSCQHAVSISVRDSAALLDALAGPEIGDSIIAPQTGPYREAAGREPARLRIALVEAPASGAAVHSDCREALLDAARLCESLGHEVEPLALDLDAGALGEAMTASIAVDIAARLDACAQARGRPITEDDVEAVTWRFAERGRTVTGPDYVAARRTFDMAAARYAARYADYDVVLSPVLAAPPVRLGELRLDQDIGAYARAIGAFSPYTALHNQIGAPAMSVPLFWNAEGLPIGVMFAAPFGREDLLYSLAGQLEGARPWSGRLPPTVA encoded by the coding sequence ATGGACGAACTCGATCGCTACGACGCCCTGGGCCTCGGGGAACTCGTCGCCGGCCGCGAAGTACAGCCGGCCGAACTGCTGGATCGCGCCATCGCCCGGGTCGAGGCCGTCAATCCAGCCATCAACGCCGTGGTGCTCAAGCACTATGACGAGGCGAGGGCCCAGCTCGCCTCTGAGCCGCCTTCCGGCCCATTCGCCGGCGTGCCCTTCCTGCTCAAGGACCTGAATGTCGGCCTCGCCGGCACGGTCACCACCGAGGGATGCCGCGCCTTCGCCGATCATGTCTCGCCGGCCGACACGACCCTGGTGCGCCGCGCCAAGGCCGCCGGCCTCGTGGTTTTCGGCAAGACCGCCAGCCCCGAATTCGGCCTGACCACCACCACCGAAAGCCGGCTCTGGGGCCAGACGCGCAATCCCTGGAACCTCGACCGAATCGCCGGCGGCTCGTCCGGTGGCGCAGCAGCGTCTGTGGCCGCTCGCATCTCGCCGATCGCCCACGCCTCTGATGGTGGCGGCTCGATTCGCATTCCGGCCGCCTGCTGCGGCCTGTTCGGCCTCAAGCCCTCACGAGGGCGTGTTGCGACGGGACCTGGCGCCGGGATCGGCTGGAACGGGCTCTCCTGCCAGCACGCTGTCTCGATCAGCGTGCGCGATTCCGCCGCCCTGCTCGACGCCCTGGCTGGGCCGGAGATTGGCGACAGCATCATCGCCCCACAGACCGGCCCGTATCGCGAGGCCGCTGGTCGCGAGCCGGCCCGGCTGCGGATCGCCCTTGTCGAAGCCCCGGCCAGCGGCGCGGCCGTGCATTCCGATTGCCGCGAGGCCCTGCTGGATGCGGCTAGGCTTTGCGAAAGCCTGGGCCATGAGGTCGAACCCTTGGCCCTGGACCTTGACGCCGGCGCGCTGGGCGAGGCCATGACCGCCAGCATCGCGGTCGATATCGCGGCTCGCCTCGACGCCTGCGCCCAGGCTCGCGGCCGGCCGATCACCGAAGATGACGTGGAGGCGGTGACTTGGCGATTCGCCGAACGCGGCCGCACCGTCACGGGCCCGGACTACGTCGCCGCCCGGCGAACCTTCGACATGGCGGCCGCCCGCTACGCCGCCCGCTATGCCGACTACGACGTGGTGCTCTCGCCGGTTCTCGCCGCCCCGCCGGTCAGGCTGGGAGAATTGAGGCTCGATCAGGACATCGGCGCCTATGCCCGCGCCATTGGCGCGTTCAGCCCTTATACGGCCCTGCACAACCAGATCGGCGCGCCGGCCATGTCGGTTCCGCTCTTTTGGAACGCCGAGGGCCTGCCGATCGGGGTGATGTTCGCCGCGCCCTTCGGCCGGGAGGACCTGCTGTACAGCCTCGCCGGCCAACTGGAAGGCGCGCGCCCCTGGTCGGGCCGGCTGCCGCCGACGGTCGCCTAG
- a CDS encoding phage holin family protein — protein sequence MNTLRQTAPKLLGRIHAFDKYDPDTHGPISPNSEIIVFWVTFSIWFVVLTEKIALPPFNIELCLFEGVACVAMLFWRKLLFIEKKRAIGYFIFAAVLVSEQLFTYFREPISIPAILAAMVYYSVFMFIAPMERPAIFKIMCSFVNVTLFIGFMVYVDWAFNLAHHPIPNFDKILPESFQFLHYVYIQPTHWGSPYTKPNGFFMLEASHTSQFMAMGIVVEFYTRQNLLRLGFLGSALLLTFAGTGFLLLALVIPLMLWRTKISTLLVAVLIVPLILGAALAKGALNDYTRRSSEFTQVGQSGNQRFVWPYQLAWKQLTSTSDFHDSFLGVGASNAADDARLPLVIKGKPNGSPSWGTPTKLIVEYGLFVAVVWSIFFIMILFSSNVPIGILFMLYIQYEFVNGGLLVPFEIFFAYFLGGIYMKPIPNWDLGFGRYGRGRRDWRQYNRSIEAAPIQSGS from the coding sequence ATGAACACTCTCCGACAGACCGCCCCCAAACTCCTTGGGCGCATCCACGCGTTCGACAAGTATGATCCAGATACACATGGACCCATCTCGCCGAATTCGGAGATTATCGTCTTCTGGGTGACCTTCTCAATTTGGTTTGTGGTCCTTACCGAAAAGATTGCACTCCCACCGTTCAACATTGAACTGTGCCTCTTCGAGGGTGTGGCCTGTGTTGCCATGCTTTTCTGGAGAAAATTACTTTTCATAGAAAAAAAGCGGGCTATAGGATATTTCATATTCGCCGCTGTTTTGGTTTCAGAGCAGTTGTTTACGTATTTTCGGGAACCGATTTCGATTCCGGCCATTCTTGCGGCGATGGTATATTATTCAGTCTTCATGTTCATCGCCCCGATGGAGCGGCCAGCGATATTCAAGATAATGTGCTCATTTGTAAATGTTACATTATTCATCGGATTCATGGTCTATGTGGACTGGGCTTTTAATTTGGCTCACCACCCAATTCCAAATTTCGACAAGATCCTTCCGGAATCTTTCCAATTTCTCCACTATGTTTACATTCAACCCACGCATTGGGGATCGCCGTATACGAAACCTAACGGCTTCTTCATGCTTGAAGCATCCCACACCTCACAGTTCATGGCGATGGGAATCGTCGTGGAATTTTATACGCGACAGAATCTGCTTCGCCTGGGGTTTCTCGGTTCGGCCCTTTTGCTTACATTCGCCGGAACGGGATTTCTACTCCTGGCGCTCGTTATTCCACTCATGCTTTGGCGCACAAAAATATCCACGCTCCTGGTCGCCGTCCTGATTGTTCCGCTGATTTTGGGGGCAGCGCTCGCTAAGGGCGCGCTCAACGACTACACCAGGCGCTCCAGCGAGTTCACCCAAGTTGGGCAAAGCGGGAATCAGAGATTCGTGTGGCCATACCAGCTTGCTTGGAAGCAGCTGACCTCGACTTCGGATTTCCACGACTCGTTCCTTGGAGTTGGCGCGAGCAACGCGGCCGACGACGCACGCCTCCCCCTTGTTATCAAGGGAAAGCCAAACGGCTCGCCGAGCTGGGGGACGCCGACCAAACTAATCGTCGAATACGGATTATTTGTCGCGGTCGTTTGGTCCATCTTCTTTATAATGATTTTGTTTTCATCTAACGTGCCTATAGGAATTCTTTTCATGCTATATATTCAGTATGAATTTGTGAATGGCGGCCTTCTAGTGCCCTTCGAAATATTCTTTGCTTATTTCCTGGGTGGAATTTATATGAAGCCAATTCCAAATTGGGATTTGGGGTTTG
- a CDS encoding acyltransferase family protein: MKFSAVIQYLRAVAAIMVLCYHVVLHWIPEQKPHYLFLSGGVDIFFVISGFVMWSLTAGREGGAWDFFSRRLKRIVPLYWLMTTAMLVVLVVLPGATLTSKFDLGHVVSSYLFIPAIHPVKGTFEPLLFPGWTLNYEMFFYVLITLALLGPMRFRLALILIPLAGLTAMGLIPHSDRSLVAFYSNSLLAEFGMGCVLGALLEKDLAERAPPWAGVAMIGLAIAAFFGLAQVPGLARGFAWGVPAALFVSGWVFNERARGTARWPLVQLLGDASYAIYLSHVIVLSALFQIAHRFVRSVPAEIGASVVITLTCITVGVGVYWFVEKPIINWFKTPRLKPAVAAAE, from the coding sequence ATGAAATTCAGTGCGGTCATCCAGTATCTGCGCGCCGTGGCCGCGATCATGGTGCTCTGCTACCACGTGGTCCTGCACTGGATCCCCGAGCAGAAGCCGCACTACCTGTTCCTGTCCGGCGGGGTCGACATCTTCTTCGTCATCAGCGGCTTCGTCATGTGGAGCCTGACGGCGGGGCGGGAAGGGGGCGCGTGGGATTTCTTCAGCCGCCGGCTGAAGCGAATCGTGCCGCTCTACTGGCTGATGACCACCGCCATGCTGGTGGTGCTGGTGGTGCTGCCGGGCGCGACCCTGACCTCAAAGTTCGACCTGGGCCACGTCGTCTCGTCCTACCTATTCATCCCCGCGATCCACCCGGTCAAGGGCACGTTCGAGCCCCTGCTGTTCCCGGGCTGGACCCTGAACTACGAGATGTTCTTCTACGTCCTCATCACCCTGGCGCTCCTGGGGCCGATGCGTTTTCGCCTGGCGCTGATCCTGATTCCCCTGGCCGGGCTGACGGCCATGGGCCTGATCCCGCATTCCGACAGGTCGCTGGTCGCCTTCTACAGCAATAGCCTGTTGGCCGAGTTCGGCATGGGCTGCGTGCTGGGCGCCCTGCTGGAGAAGGACCTGGCCGAGCGCGCGCCCCCCTGGGCGGGCGTGGCCATGATCGGCCTGGCGATCGCCGCCTTCTTCGGCCTGGCCCAGGTTCCTGGCCTGGCCCGCGGCTTCGCCTGGGGCGTGCCCGCGGCGCTGTTCGTCAGCGGCTGGGTGTTCAACGAGCGCGCCCGCGGCACGGCGCGCTGGCCTCTGGTGCAGCTGCTGGGCGACGCCTCCTACGCCATCTACCTCAGCCACGTGATCGTGCTGTCGGCGCTGTTCCAGATCGCCCACCGCTTCGTCAGATCGGTCCCGGCCGAGATCGGGGCGTCGGTGGTCATCACCCTGACCTGCATCACCGTCGGCGTCGGGGTCTACTGGTTCGTGGAAAAGCCGATCATCAACTGGTTCAAGACGCCCCGGCTGAAGCCGGCCGTCGCCGCCGCGGAATAG